A single Apodemus sylvaticus chromosome 20, mApoSyl1.1, whole genome shotgun sequence DNA region contains:
- the LOC127670398 gene encoding zinc finger protein 501-like, translating into MHQKQRMEPVTFEDVAVNFSLGEWALLDSSQKKLYRDVMTETFLNLISIGNTEEKENIEDNYQSLRKNVRTQVVERSCDSGDGSQCGETQQRIPEHIIHRNTPPEISVYENSVLARDILVHSPSHVHLRCETAEKPSRPQEPVEKAFTRDKCWKDSTYSESFQTNQSLPRETPYRNNEAYRSLNSDQYCERIHTGDKLHEWKQVEKAFWRYSYSQIYERITIGEKPFVCKQYGEAMINSNHLIKHEIINPEEKCYTCKQCGKVFRYSSSLQNHERIHSGERPYVCKQCGKAFIRSYDLLIHERIHSGEKPYTCEHCGKSFTHYSGWYSHERIHTREKPYVCTQCGKAFSCSTSFRRHERIHTGEKPYLCKHCGKAFTHSSARYIHERIHTGEKPYVCKHCGKAFLRASHLNNHERIHTGEKPYICKHCGKAFIQRDACYNHERIHTGEKPYVCKECGKAFRISTSLRDHERIHTGEKPYICNYCGKAFRVSTCLHKHERAHAEKKPSG; encoded by the exons ATGCATCAAAAGCAGAGGATG GAGCCTGTGACCTTTGAAGATGTGGCTGTGAACTTCAGCCTAGGAGAGTGGGCTTTGCTGGACTCCAGTCAGAAGAAGCTCTACAGAGACGTGATGACGGAGACCTTTCTGAACCTGATCTCCATAG GGAatacagaggaaaaagaaaatatcgaAGACAACTACCAAAGTCTAAGGAAAAATGTGAG AACTCAGGTGGTCGAGAGGAGTTGTGACTCCGGAGATGGCAGTCAATGTGGAGAAACCCAGCAACGAATTCCAGAGCATATCATTCATAGAAACACACCTCCTGAAATATCAGTGTATGAAAACAGTGTGCTTGCAAGAGACATCCTTGTTCATTCACCTTCACATGTGCACCTCAGATGTGAAACTGCAGAGAAACCCTCTAGGCCTCAGGAACCTGTGGAGAAGGCTTTTACACGGGACAAGTGTTGGAAAGATTCTACTTACTCTGAGTCCTTTCAGACAAATCAAAGTCTTCCTCGAGAGACACCCTATCGGAATAATGAAGCCTATAGGAGTCTTAATTCTGACCAGTATTGTGAGCGAATTCACACTGGGGATAAACTCCATGAATGGAAGCAAGTTGAGAAAGCCTTCTGGAGGTACAGTTACAGTCAAATATATGAAAGAATCACCATTGGAGAGAAACCATTTGTGTGTAAGCAGTATGGTGAAGCCATGATTAATTCCAATCACCTTATTAAGCATGAAATAATTAACCCCGAAGAAAAATGTTATACCTGTAAGCAGTGTGGGAAAGTATTCAGATATTCCTCATCCCTCCAGAATCATGAGAGAATTCATAGCGGGGAGAGGCCATATGTGTGTAAGCAGTGTGGAAAAGCCTTCATTCGTTCCTATGACCTCCTTATCCATGAACGAATTCACAGCGGAGAAAAACCTTACACATGTGAGCATTGTGGGAAGTCATTTACCCATTATAGCGGCTGGTACAGTCATGAAAGGATTCACactagagagaaaccctatgtgtGCACACAGTGTGGAAAAGCATTTTCATGTTCCACGTCATTTCGGAGGCATGAACGAATTCAcaccggagagaaaccttatctctGTAAGCACTGTGGGAAAGCCTTCACCCATTCCAGTGCTCGTTACATTCATGAGAGGATTCACaccggagagaaaccctatgtgtGCAAGCACTGTGGGAAAGCGTTCCTCCGTGCCAGTCATCTCAACAACCACGAAAGAATCCACACTGGGGAGAAACCCTATATTTGTAAGCATTGCGGGAAAGCCTTCATCCAACGTGATGCTTGTTATAATCACGAAagaattcacactggagagaaaccatatgtcTGTAAGGAATGTGGAAAAGCATTTAGGATTTCCACATCCCTTCGTGACCATGAAAGGATccacactggagaaaaaccttacatATGTAATTACTGTGGGAAGGCATTTAGGGTTTCCACATGCCTTCACAAACACGAGCGAGCTCACGCTGAAAAGAAACCCAGTGGGTAG
- the LOC127670396 gene encoding zinc finger protein 883-like, producing MHLKEDMEPVTFEDVAVNFSPGEWALLDSSQKKLYRDVMTETFLNLISIGKTEENIEEDHANVRSHLRTQMIGRDCKYEDSCQCGEAHHRIPEFVVNKDMPSATGVYESSVCARGISGYSPSYVRLTDETGEQPFEDEGLVRVAFQCGKHYADVTSSEPFHRPERPGEILYQKKQPNEAYRSLTPNQNYERIYSEGTYNQFEKAVRRYAYFQMYEKIHTGVKPFMCKQCGEAFVHFSQLVYHERIHAGEECYVCNQCGKAFRHYSYLQKHERIHSGDTPYVCKQCGKAFIRSSHLLVHERIHTGEKPYTCKHCGKAFSHHSACYRHEIIHTEEKPYVCKQCGKAFTCSTSLRNHERIHTGEKPYACKQCGKSFIQRDACYNHERTHTGEKPYVCKQCGKAFTWSTCLRNHERTHTGEKPYTCKHCGKAFTHSSTRYSHERIHTGEKPYVCKKCGKAFIHSSHLISHEKIHTGEKPYPCKHCGKAFIQRKACHNHERTHTGEKPYACKYCEKAFRCSTYLRNHERTHTGEKPYICKHCGKAFTHQSARYRHERIHTGEKPYVCKKCGKAFSDCSYLVKHERIHWRETLHM from the exons GAGCCAGTGACCTTTGAGGATGTGGCTGTAAACTTCAGTCCAGGAGAGTGGGCTCTGTTGGATTCCAGTCAGAAGAAGCTCTATAGAGACGTAATGACAGAAACCTTTCTGAACCTGATCTCCATAG ggaaaacagaagaaaacattgaAGAGGACCATGCAAATGTCAGAAGTCATCTGCG aactCAGATGATTGGGAGAGATTGTAAATATGAAGATAGTTGTCAGTGTGGAGAAGCCCACCACCGGATTCCAGAGTTCGTTGTTAACAAGGACATGCCTTCTGCAACAGGCGTGTATGAAAGCAGTGTGTGTGCAAGAGGCATCAGCGGCTACTCCCCTTCGTATGTGCGTCTCACAGATGAAACTGGAGAGCAACCATTTGAGGATGAGGGACTTGTGCGTGTAGCTTTTCAGTGCGGGAAACATTATGCAGATGTCACTTCTTCTGAGCCATTCCACAGACCAGAACGTCCGGGAGAGATACTTTACCAAAAGAAACAACCTAATGAAGCCTATAGGAGTCTCACTCCTAACCAAAATTATGAGAGAATTTACAGTGAAGGTACATATAATCAGTTTGAAAAAGCCGTTCGGAGATATGCTTATTTTCAGATGTATGAAAAAATCCACACTGGGGTGAAACCATTTATGTGTAAGCAATGTGGAGAAGCCTTTGTTCATTTCAGCCAACTTGTCTACCATGAAAGAATCCATGCGGGAGAGGAGTGTTATGTGTGTAACCAGTGTGGAAAAGCCTTTAGACACTATTCATACCTCCAGAAACACGAAAGAATTCACAGTGGAGATACACCCTATGTGTGTAAGCAGTGTGGCAAAGCCTTCATTCGTTCCTCACACCTTCTCGTCCACGAAAGAATTCACACCGGAGAAAAGCCTTATACATGTAAGCATTGTGGAAAAGCCTTCAGCCACCACAGCGCCTGCTACAGACACGAAATAATTCACACCGAAGAGAAACCCTACGTCTGCAAGCAGTGTGGGAAAGCATTTACTTGTTCTACATCCCTTCGCAACCACGAAAGAATtcacactggagaaaaaccttacgCGTGCAAGCAGTGCGGCAAATCCTTCATCCAACGCGATGCTTGTTACAATCATGAGAgaactcacactggagagaagccctatgtGTGTAAGCAGTGTGGGAAGGCCTTTACATGGTCCACATGCCTGCGCAACCATGAAAGgactcacactggagagaaaccttacacatGTAAGCACTGTGGGAAAGCCTTCACCCATTCCAGTACCCGGTACAgtcatgaaagaattcatactggagagaagccctatgtGTGTAAGAAGTGTGGCAAGGCATTCATTCATTCCAGTCATCTTATCAGTCATGAAAAGATCCACACTGGGGAGAAACCGTATCCGTGCAAGCATTGCGGAAAAGCCTTCATTCAACGTAAGGCTTGTCACAATCATGAAAgaactcacactggagagaagccctacgCATGTAAATATTGTGAAAAGGCATTTAGGTGCTCCACATACCTTCGAAACCATGAAAGGACTCACACTGGGGAGAAACCTTACATATGTAAGCACTGTGGAAAAGCCTTCACACATCAGAGTGCCCGTTACCGTCATGAACGAATTCACACTGGAGAAAAACCCTATGTATGTAAAAAATGTGGGAAAGCATTCAGTGATTGTAGCTACCTTGTGAAGCACGAGAGAAttcactggagagaaaccttacacatGTAA